Proteins found in one Homalodisca vitripennis isolate AUS2020 chromosome 4, UT_GWSS_2.1, whole genome shotgun sequence genomic segment:
- the LOC124361374 gene encoding zinc finger protein 571-like — translation MQAVTTAHCGVARKVNIIQEQKLTPHTRPHAGRYYSALVSGEVNIIQEQKLTPHTRLHADRYYSALVSGEVNIIQEQKLTPHTRPHADRYYSALVSGEVNIIQEQKLTPHTRPHADRYYSALVNGEVNIIQEQKLTPHTRPHAGRYYSALVTGEVNIIQEQKLTPHTRPHAGRYYSALLSGEVNIIQEQKLTPHTRLHADRYYSALVTGEVNIIQEQKLTPHTRPHAGRYYSALVSGEVNIIQEQKLTPFQSTSSLSPIQVPSLDTPCTDNTPHHPIVRPGNFDTYADAVAGTFTERENENGRSPNQKNLIVDTCLKKVNIIQEQKLTPHTRLHADRYYSALVTGEVNIIQEQKLTPHTRPHADCYYSALVTGEVNIIQEQKLTPHTRPHADRYYSALVTGEVNIIQEQKLTPHTRPHAGRYYSALVSGEVNIIQEQKLTPHTRPHADRYYSALVSGEVNIIQEQKLTPHTRLHADRYYSALVSGEVNIIQEQKLTPHTRLHAGRYYSALVSGEVNIIQEQKLTTHTRLHADRYYSALVTGEVNIIQEQKLTPHTRPHASRYYSALVSGEVNIIQEQKLTPHTRLHADRYYSALVSGEVNIIQGQKLTPHTRPHAGRYYSALVI, via the exons ATGCAGGCCGTTACTACAGCGCACTGTGGTGTGGCGAGAAAAGTGAATATCATCCAAGAACAAAAGCTCACACCACATACACGGCCGCATGCAGGCCGTTACTACAGCGCACTGGTGAGTGGAGAAGTGAATATCATCCAAGAACAAAAGCTCACACCACATACACGGCTGCATGCAGACCGTTACTACAGCGCACTGGTGAGCGGAGAAGTGAATATCATCCAAGAACAAAAGCTCACACCACATACACGGCCGCATGCAGACCGTTACTACAGCGCACTGGTGAGTGGAGAAGTGAATATCATCCAAGAACAAAAGCTCACACCACATACACGGCCGCATGCAGACCGTTACTACAGCGCACTGGTGAACGGAGAAGTGAATATCATCCAAGAACAAAAGCTCACACCACATACACGGCCGCATGCAGGCCGTTACTACAGCGCACTGGTGACTGGAGAAGTGAATATCATCCAAGAACAAAAGCTCACACCACATACACGGCCGCATGCAGGCCGTTACTACAGCGCACTGTTGAGTGGAGAAGTGAATATCATCCAAGAACAAAAGCTCACACCACATACACGGCTGCATGCAGACCGTTACTACAGCGCACTGGTGACTGGAGAAGTGAATATCATCCAAGAACAAAAGCTCACACCACATACACGGCCGCATGCAGGCCGTTACTACAGCGCACTGGTGAGTGGAGAAGTGAATATCATCCAAGAACAAAAGCTCACCCCCTTCCAATCAACTAGCTCTCTTTCTCCCATTCAAGTGCCCTCTCTAGACACTCCATGCACGGACAACACTCCACATCATCCAATAGTTCGTCCCGGAAATTTTGACACCTACGCTGACGCCGTAGCAGGAACCTTCACTGAAAGGGAAAATGAAAATGGACGCTCTCCTAaccaaaaaaacttaattgtCGACACTTGTTTAAAGAAAG TGAATATCATCCAAGAACAAAAGCTCACACCACATACACGGCTGCATGCAGACCGTTACTACAGCGCACTGGTGACTGGAGAAGTGAATATCATCCAAGAACAAAAGCTCACACCACATACACGTCCGCATGCAGACTGTTACTACAGCGCACTGGTGACTGGAGAAGTGAATATCATCCAAGAACAAAAGCTCACACCACATACACGTCCGCATGCAGACCGTTACTACAGCGCACTGGTGACTGGAGAAGTGAATATCATCCAAGAACAAAAGCTCACACCACATACACGGCCGCATGCAGGCCGTTACTACAGCGCACTGGTGAGTGGAGAAGTGAATATCATCCAAGAACAAAAGCTCACACCACATACACGGCCGCATGCAGACCGTTACTACAGCGCACTGGTGAGTGGAGAAGTGAATATCATCCAAGAACAAAAGCTCACACCACATACACGGCTGCATGCAGACCGTTACTACAGCGCACTGGTGAGTGGAGAAGTGAATATCATCCAAGAACAAAAGCTCACACCACATACACGGCTGCATGCAGGCCGTTACTACAGCGCACTGGTGAGTGGAGAAGTGAATATCATCCAAGAACAAAAGCTCACAACACATACACGGCTGCATGCAGACCGTTACTACAGCGCACTGGTGACTGGAGAAGTGAATATCATCCAAGAACAAAAGCTCACACCACATACACGGCCGCATGCAAGCCGTTACTACAGCGCACTGGTGAGTGGAGAAGTGAATATCATCCAAGAACAAAAGCTCACACCACATACACGGCTGCATGCAGACCGTTACTACAGCGCACTGGTGAGCGGAGAAGTGAATATCATCCAAGGACAAAAGCTCACACCACATACACGGCCGCATGCAGGCCGTTACTACAGCGCACTGGTGATTTGA